The Lacipirellula parvula genome window below encodes:
- a CDS encoding sigma-54 interaction domain-containing protein, which translates to MMERFREILLAVWREACQHIEINESIAGIAELLAAHVPLDFMTVERIVPEHQLIASVAAAPHQPPSGMAASRECTPEEMKKLLAWIKLGKLSAPYVPGGAPEATLDVLAIPRGAHDVRVAPLASRGEAVGALVVAAKRGERFTLAHEEMLSWLQEPLAVALENDRRLHELAALREAAEADRRSLLRRLGRQEINDHIVGEKRGLAPVMKRVDLVCSSDAPVLLLGETGTGKEVVARAIHMRGDRRDGPFIRVNCGAIPPELVDSQLFGHEKGSFTGASETRQGWFERADGGTLFLDEIGELPHDAQVRFLRVLQDSFVERVGGREPIRVDVRVIAATHRDLSAMVRQGKFREDLWYRIAVFPILLPPLRERLTDIPELAGHFAERAAVRFSLAPVMPTIEDIETLRSYSWPGNIRELGAVIDRAAILGEGRTLELAAALGFSVEQDRRPHGEHAPSPGLRLHEPVFVEGNGSIGSLDDAVRQHIRAALKRARGRIEGPRGVAAMLEINPHTLRARMRKLGIDWSEFRED; encoded by the coding sequence ATGATGGAAAGATTCCGAGAGATCCTGCTCGCTGTCTGGCGCGAAGCATGCCAGCACATCGAGATCAACGAGTCAATTGCCGGAATCGCGGAGCTCCTTGCTGCCCACGTGCCGCTCGACTTCATGACGGTTGAGCGGATCGTCCCCGAACATCAGCTGATTGCCTCCGTCGCGGCCGCGCCGCACCAGCCACCTTCGGGAATGGCCGCTAGCCGTGAGTGCACGCCCGAGGAGATGAAAAAACTACTCGCCTGGATCAAGCTGGGAAAATTAAGCGCGCCCTATGTGCCGGGAGGCGCTCCGGAAGCGACGCTCGACGTGCTAGCAATTCCGCGCGGGGCTCACGACGTCCGCGTCGCGCCGCTCGCCAGTCGCGGTGAAGCCGTAGGCGCTCTGGTCGTCGCCGCCAAGCGGGGCGAACGATTTACGTTGGCCCATGAAGAGATGCTCTCCTGGCTACAGGAGCCGCTGGCCGTCGCATTGGAGAACGACCGTCGGCTGCATGAGCTCGCCGCCCTCCGCGAAGCGGCTGAAGCCGATCGCCGATCGTTGCTTCGTCGACTCGGGCGGCAAGAGATCAATGATCACATCGTTGGGGAGAAGCGCGGGCTGGCCCCCGTCATGAAGCGGGTCGATCTGGTTTGCTCCTCCGATGCGCCGGTGCTGTTGCTTGGCGAGACCGGCACCGGTAAAGAGGTCGTCGCGCGAGCGATCCACATGCGCGGCGATCGTCGCGACGGGCCGTTCATCCGCGTCAACTGCGGCGCCATTCCGCCGGAACTCGTCGACTCGCAGTTGTTTGGTCACGAGAAAGGCAGCTTCACCGGCGCGTCGGAAACCCGCCAGGGTTGGTTTGAGCGGGCTGACGGCGGCACTCTCTTCCTTGATGAAATCGGCGAGTTGCCGCATGACGCTCAGGTTCGCTTCCTCCGCGTGCTGCAAGATTCGTTCGTGGAACGCGTCGGCGGCCGCGAACCGATCCGCGTCGACGTACGAGTGATCGCGGCGACGCATCGCGATCTCTCGGCCATGGTGCGGCAAGGAAAGTTCCGCGAGGATCTGTGGTATCGGATCGCGGTGTTCCCGATTCTGCTGCCGCCGTTGCGCGAGCGATTGACCGACATTCCAGAACTAGCCGGCCATTTCGCAGAACGCGCCGCCGTGAGGTTTAGCCTCGCTCCCGTCATGCCGACGATAGAGGACATTGAAACGCTGCGGTCCTATTCGTGGCCCGGCAATATCCGCGAGCTCGGCGCCGTTATCGACCGCGCCGCGATTCTCGGCGAAGGGCGCACCTTGGAGCTAGCCGCGGCGCTCGGTTTCAGCGTCGAACAAGATCGCCGACCACACGGCGAACACGCGCCGAGCCCCGGACTGCGTTTGCACGAGCCGGTTTTCGTGGAAGGCAACGGCAGCATCGGTTCTCTGGACGATGCGGTGCGTCAACATATTCGCGCCGCGCTCAAGCGAGCCCGTGGCCGTATCGAGGGCCCGCGCGGCGTGGCCGCAATGCTGGAGATCAATCCCCACACGCTCCGCGCTCGAATGCGCAAGCTCGGAATCGATTGGTCGGAGTTCCGAGAGGATTAA
- a CDS encoding efflux RND transporter permease subunit translates to MAKPSILDRYKNQILILAVLLTPLACYGAIKAIANNRNDVSDWLPKSYPETVELRWFRKHFAADQFILVSWDGAELGEAHDGSQDDPRIQQLADALLEVKLPEKAGGGQAFTTVTTARSVLKQLMSPPQSLTRKDATKRLEGGLIGGNGKQTVVMATLSPEASANLKYSVSKPKAGLGLKKWPTSPLYQALDKVGLDRETIRLGGPPIDNVSIDDEGEKTLLRLAGLAGLLGISLAYWSLRNVWMTALVFMCGIISAAVSLAMVPLLGHRMDAILMSMPALIYVLAVSGAVHIINYYRQACMEQGNLDHAIEHAVVHAWRPAILCAVTSGIGLASLLTSDILPIAKFGGFSALGNFTMLIVLFMVLPAAMKKWPWTPPELKAMQAGKAVQKHDDEPEFGAAGWTRFGNFIRRHHALVLGASMATIVVLCAGLPRITTSIDLLKLFSDDARLLADYRWFENNLGRIVPMELVVRFPRETQFEAAPENLAPGQKVNRHTFFERMKLVERIEKSIERKLGKDGDDLIGATMSAATFAPDLGGDESGVGAATYRGVVNKRLLASRKDLEESGFLRVEGPDAGERAGDELWRISVRVAAFHDINHGELVTRMRNAVNPVLTARTASVDALEGLSQRRHGQPNGAKVVALRLPEAKGATDDVVAFINTKNVVAQSAAVNLEALSDEQIQKNLAPFDGVILTGGYGAHDYERLRSAEIPILASFESAAKAVEHDVRAEHGAAGVDVVFTGVIPVVYKAQHALLESLISSTWWSFMTITPLMMFVCRGFAAGAVVMVPNTLPVLVVFGGMGWLGIPVDIGSMMAASIALGVAVDDTIHFLAWYKDDLKNLGDRAEATLCSYRRSANATLQAGLINGLGLSVFATSSFTPTQRFGWLMLTILVAGIVAELIMLPSIMFGPIGRVFDLKKRKSRPATEPIDVRGRVDSVLSPLDRRRALREHGASLKV, encoded by the coding sequence ATGGCCAAGCCCTCGATCCTCGATCGCTATAAGAATCAGATTCTGATCCTCGCCGTCCTGCTGACGCCACTGGCTTGCTACGGCGCGATCAAGGCGATCGCAAACAATCGCAACGACGTTTCGGACTGGCTGCCGAAGAGTTACCCCGAAACGGTCGAGCTGCGCTGGTTCCGCAAGCATTTTGCCGCCGACCAGTTCATTCTTGTGAGTTGGGACGGCGCCGAGCTTGGCGAGGCGCACGATGGCTCGCAAGACGATCCGCGGATTCAACAACTCGCCGACGCCTTGCTCGAGGTGAAGCTGCCGGAAAAGGCAGGGGGCGGACAGGCCTTCACGACGGTCACGACCGCGCGCAGCGTTCTGAAGCAGTTGATGTCGCCGCCGCAAAGCCTCACGCGCAAAGATGCGACGAAGCGTCTTGAAGGGGGCCTGATCGGCGGCAACGGCAAACAGACGGTCGTGATGGCGACGCTTTCTCCTGAAGCGTCGGCGAATCTGAAGTACTCGGTAAGCAAGCCGAAGGCTGGCCTCGGTCTCAAGAAATGGCCGACTTCACCGCTCTATCAGGCGCTCGACAAAGTCGGCCTTGATCGTGAAACAATCCGGTTGGGCGGTCCGCCGATCGACAATGTCTCGATCGACGACGAAGGCGAGAAGACGCTGTTGCGACTCGCCGGCTTGGCCGGGTTGCTTGGCATTTCGCTCGCATATTGGTCGCTGCGAAACGTCTGGATGACGGCGCTCGTGTTCATGTGCGGCATCATTTCGGCCGCGGTGTCGCTTGCAATGGTGCCGCTGCTCGGGCATCGCATGGACGCGATTCTGATGTCGATGCCCGCGCTAATCTACGTGCTGGCCGTTTCTGGCGCCGTGCACATTATCAACTACTATCGTCAGGCCTGCATGGAGCAGGGGAACCTCGACCATGCCATCGAGCACGCCGTCGTGCATGCATGGCGTCCGGCCATACTCTGTGCCGTCACGAGCGGCATCGGCCTCGCCTCGCTCCTGACGAGCGACATTCTGCCGATCGCCAAGTTCGGCGGCTTCTCGGCCCTCGGCAACTTCACGATGCTGATCGTGCTGTTCATGGTGTTGCCAGCCGCGATGAAGAAATGGCCGTGGACGCCGCCCGAACTGAAGGCGATGCAAGCCGGCAAAGCCGTTCAGAAGCATGACGACGAACCAGAGTTCGGCGCGGCCGGGTGGACGCGGTTCGGCAATTTCATCCGTCGGCATCATGCGTTGGTGCTCGGCGCGAGCATGGCCACGATTGTGGTGCTGTGCGCCGGATTGCCGCGCATCACGACGTCGATCGACCTGCTGAAACTGTTTAGCGACGACGCCCGCTTGCTGGCCGACTACCGTTGGTTCGAAAACAACCTCGGCCGCATTGTGCCGATGGAACTCGTGGTGCGTTTCCCACGTGAGACGCAATTCGAAGCGGCTCCCGAGAACTTAGCCCCGGGGCAGAAGGTCAACCGCCACACGTTTTTCGAGCGGATGAAGCTCGTCGAACGCATCGAGAAGAGCATCGAGCGCAAGCTCGGCAAAGATGGCGACGACCTGATCGGCGCGACGATGAGCGCCGCGACGTTCGCACCGGATCTCGGCGGCGACGAAAGCGGCGTCGGCGCCGCCACCTATCGCGGCGTCGTCAACAAGCGGCTGCTCGCGTCGCGCAAGGATCTTGAGGAGTCGGGCTTCCTCAGAGTCGAAGGCCCCGACGCGGGCGAGCGCGCCGGCGATGAACTGTGGCGCATCAGCGTCCGCGTCGCCGCGTTCCACGACATTAATCACGGCGAGCTCGTCACCAGGATGCGTAACGCCGTCAATCCGGTGCTCACCGCACGGACTGCCAGCGTCGATGCCCTCGAAGGTCTCTCACAACGTCGCCACGGTCAGCCAAACGGTGCGAAGGTCGTGGCGTTACGACTTCCCGAGGCGAAAGGCGCCACCGACGACGTCGTGGCGTTCATCAACACCAAGAACGTCGTCGCCCAGAGCGCGGCGGTGAACTTGGAAGCGCTGAGCGACGAACAGATCCAGAAGAATCTCGCGCCGTTCGACGGAGTCATCCTGACCGGCGGCTACGGCGCGCACGATTACGAGCGACTCCGCAGCGCTGAGATTCCGATCCTCGCCTCGTTCGAATCTGCGGCCAAGGCGGTTGAGCACGACGTACGCGCCGAACATGGCGCCGCGGGCGTCGACGTCGTCTTCACTGGCGTGATTCCGGTCGTTTACAAGGCGCAGCACGCACTGCTGGAGAGCTTGATCTCCAGCACCTGGTGGTCGTTCATGACGATCACGCCGCTGATGATGTTCGTCTGCCGCGGGTTCGCCGCCGGCGCCGTCGTCATGGTGCCGAACACGCTGCCGGTGCTTGTCGTTTTCGGCGGCATGGGTTGGCTCGGCATTCCGGTCGACATCGGTTCGATGATGGCGGCGAGCATCGCGCTCGGCGTCGCCGTCGACGATACGATTCACTTCCTGGCGTGGTACAAGGACGATCTCAAAAACCTTGGCGATCGCGCCGAGGCGACGCTCTGCTCGTACCGCCGTTCGGCGAACGCGACCTTGCAAGCCGGCTTGATCAACGGGTTGGGGCTTTCCGTATTCGCCACGAGCTCGTTCACGCCGACGCAGCGATTTGGCTGGCTGATGTTGACGATTCTCGTGGCCGGCATCGTCGCCGAACTCATCATGCTGCCGTCGATCATGTTCGGTCCGATCGGCCGCGTGTTCGACTTGAAGAAGCGGAAATCGCGGCCGGCGACGGAGCCGATCGACGTCCGCGGACGAGTCGATTCGGTCCTTTCACCGCTTGACCGCCGGCGCGCGCTCAGGGAACATGGGGCGAGTCTGAAGGTGTAA